GAATTTTTGGTGATCTTCCTGGACCGCGTTGATGGCGGTTTGGAGTTTGGGGTTGGTGGTGGTGAAGGCTCCGGCCCATTTGCCAAAGGCGCAGGACAGGTGGTCCTCGCCACCGTCAAACGGCGTGTTCGTGGCCAGCAGCTGATCGATCTGGGTCACGAGTTTGTAGTGGTCGCCCCGGAACTGCTGCAGCTGCTCCATGAGCAGGTTCGGGGCCATGATGTCGAGCATGACCAGCCGCTGGTTGAGTTCCAGGACCCGATTGTTGGTCTTGGTCAGGTCGTTCAGGGTATCCTGGCATTGGCTCCACAGGGCGGATTCTTCCTGGCTATGGGGCAGATCGCGATAAATTTCCAGGGATTTGCCGTATTCCTCGCGAATGTTCTGGATGGCATTGGCGGTGTCCCGGCGCTGTTGGGCGGTCAGGTCGGTGCTGAGCAGGGTCCGCAGGTTGGTGGTCAGTTCATTGATGCTGCCCTTCATGCGCAGCAAATGTTCCACCGTGGGCAGGGAGCGGGTGCCGAGAACATTGATGCTGTCCGACAGGTCGCGCATGCCCAGGATGCAGATGATGCCG
This is a stretch of genomic DNA from Deltaproteobacteria bacterium. It encodes these proteins:
- a CDS encoding methyl-accepting chemotaxis protein, which codes for MKNIKLGPKLIGGFCLTALIALAIGIICILGMRDLSDSINVLGTRSLPTVEHLLRMKGSINELTTNLRTLLSTDLTAQQRRDTANAIQNIREEYGKSLEIYRDLPHSQEESALWSQCQDTLNDLTKTNNRVLELNQRLVMLDIMAPNLLMEQLQQFRGDHYKLVTQIDQLLATNTPFDGGEDHLSCAFGKWAGAFTTTNPKLQTAINAVQEDHQKFHTLIRDIKDAVARGNAEATTRSHAALLVTAENVFTQFRNMRAEAEEPQKALEDMGTQLMVEAKPTQDKLDKLLVDIVQLSTGISATTITSARDEAGQAMVVAGTGMAIGVVIALALGLLLTRSITAPVYKGVEFAKKIAQGDLTAEVDVNQKDELGILA